A genomic region of Lytechinus pictus isolate F3 Inbred chromosome 2, Lp3.0, whole genome shotgun sequence contains the following coding sequences:
- the LOC129281865 gene encoding anaphase-promoting complex subunit 7-like, which produces MGVWLMDHIRLLRKEGLFGNLSILANLVKTASEQNTELLTVAERYQLLVYYADALYEEQEYKRAEGMYRKALQLKKMINKSKVKGQTQSSQQSDDNLPSELDVRFRIYQCHNSLKNHREALAVLESIPAKMREPKVNMALAKLYQKIGMERSAIYGYKEVLRQCPLALQAVLGVLSLGVRGTEIAAFTVHSMPSGANMEWLSFWLKGHAYSASKEYSKAISTFKALESGSVLRENTDVLCCLAENYFMSGDMATASTIYQRVHSLDPHHLRGMEIYSYILYKEKKVKQLQSLSSELMEVTDKRGEPWVAMGYYCLYPTARYARSVYFAEKAYPLKGGKVQALLLKGKGLLEMNKVPEATLHFREAVRCAPSRFEAHEGLVECYVKANRIRDAITTFTNSVKVLGNNPRTITFLASLLARDRPSIDKAKSLLDKTLFQDPNYLPAIYLMVDILNQEQKYADAISLIRKQLEQQSTSQLHQMLGDCLALNSEPQEALDQYSIALSMDPGNDKAMQGMHKVEKSSDSLEATAEDDMDAIEESGEDVGEYENSDPEGSWVDNEWLS; this is translated from the exons GCAAACCTAGTGAAAACTGCTAGTGAACAGAATACTGAATTGTTGACAGTGGCGGAGAGATATCAACTATTGGTCTACTATGCAGATGCACTGTATGAAGAACAGGAGTACAAGAGGGCTGAG GGTATGTACCGGAAAGCTTTGCAGCTAAAAAAGATGATCAACAAgtccaaggtcaaaggccaaACTCAAAGCAGTCAACAATCAGATGATAACCTACCTTCAGAGCTAGATGTCAGGTTTCGTATCTACCAGTGTCACAACAGTCTTAAAAACCATCGAGAGGCCCTCGCTGTG CTTGAGAGTATTCCTGCTAAGATGCGAGAACCCAAAGTGAACATGGCCCTGGCTAAGCTCTATCAGAAGATTGGAATGGAGAGATCTGCTATCTATGGTTACAAAGAAGTACTGAG GCAATGTCCTCTGGCTCTACAAGCTGTTCTTGGTGTCCTGTCACTAGGGGTCAGAGGAACAGAGATAGCTGCCTTCACAGTCCATAGCATGCCCAGCGGTGCAAACATGGAATG GTTATCCTTTTGGTTGAAAGGTCATGCCTACAGCGCTAGTAAGGAGTACAGCAAGGCAATCAGTACCTTCAAAGCTCTTGAGAGTGGG AGTGTGTTGAGAGAAAACACAGATGTCCTTTGTTGTTTGGCAGAGAATTATTTCATGTCCGGTGATATGGCTACAGCATCTACCATCTACCAAAGG GTTCACTCCCTGGACCCGCATCATTTGAGAGGAATGGAAATCTACTCCTACATTctttacaaagaaaagaaagtaaagCAACTCCAGAG TCTATCCTCAGAGCTTATGGAAGTCACAGATAAGAGAGGTGAACCCTGGGTTGCCATGGGCTACTACTGTCTTTACCCGACAGCAAGATATGCAAGATCTGTATACTTTGCAGAAAAG GCCTATCCACTGAAAGGAGGCAAGGTACAGGCCCTGTTGCTCAAGGGTAAAGGCTTATTAGAGATGAACAAGGTTCCTGAAGCTACTCTTCACTTCAGAGAGGCTGTCAGGTGTGCTCCTAGTAGATTTGAGGCTCATGAAG GTTTGGTTGAGTGCTATGTGAAGGCCAACAGAATACGAGATGCCATAACAACATTTACCAACTCAGTCAAGGTGCTAGGCAACAATCCTCGTACTATCACCTTCCTTGCTTCTCTCCTTGCCAGAGATAGACCATCAATAGATAAG GCTAAATCTCTTCTTGATAAGACGTTATTCCAGGATCCTAACTACCTCCCAGCAATCTATCTCATGGTGGATATACTCAATCAAGAACAAAAATACGCAGATGCCATCAGTCT AATTCGCAAGCAGCTTGAGCAGCAGAGTACAAGTCAGCTCCATCAGATGTTGGGCGATTGTCTGGCACTCAATAGTGAACCACAGGAAGCACTTGATCAGTATAGTATAGCACTCAG tatGGATCCCGGCAACGACAAAGCGATGCAAGGAATGCACAAGGTTGAGAAGTCAAGCGATAGTCTAGAAGCAACAGCTGAAGATGATATGGATGCTATAGAGGAGAGTGGAGAGGATGTAGGGGAGTATGAAAACAGTGACCCTGAAGGATCATGGGTTGACAATGAG TGGTTAAGCTGA